The following are from one region of the Actinoplanes sp. L3-i22 genome:
- a CDS encoding aldo/keto reductase, with translation MDPFERVPLGGTGVTVTRLGMGLAPIGGLFTPVGDADAIGAVEAAWRHGVRFFDTAPLYGSGLSERRAGAALRGRDGFTLATKVGRRLVPGADPEQEIWTEPSGTAPAWDFSADGVRAQHRESLERLGLDRVDVLHLHDPDDHFEEALHGAAPALAELRKAGVIGAVSAGMNQSAMLTAFARTGLFDCFLLAGRYTLLDQSGLGDLLPECRRRGISVICGGVYNSGILADPGLNGTYDYQAAPPEIRARARAIAEVCARHDVPLRAAALQFPLGHPAVASVVIGMRSAAEVADAVAMAAVEIPGGLWHDLIRTGLLDAAVPVPGA, from the coding sequence GTGGATCCGTTCGAGAGGGTGCCCCTGGGCGGCACCGGCGTCACCGTGACCCGCCTCGGGATGGGCCTGGCCCCGATCGGCGGGCTGTTCACGCCGGTCGGCGACGCGGACGCGATCGGCGCGGTCGAGGCCGCCTGGCGGCACGGGGTGCGGTTCTTCGACACCGCCCCGCTCTACGGCTCCGGCCTGTCCGAGCGCCGGGCCGGCGCCGCCCTGCGCGGCCGCGACGGGTTCACCCTGGCCACCAAGGTCGGCCGCCGGCTGGTCCCGGGCGCCGACCCGGAGCAGGAGATCTGGACCGAGCCGTCCGGGACGGCGCCGGCCTGGGACTTCAGCGCCGACGGGGTCCGCGCGCAGCACCGCGAGAGCCTGGAGCGGCTCGGCCTGGACCGGGTCGACGTCCTGCACCTGCACGACCCGGACGACCACTTCGAGGAGGCGCTGCACGGCGCCGCCCCGGCCCTCGCCGAGCTGCGCAAGGCCGGCGTGATCGGGGCGGTCTCGGCCGGGATGAACCAGTCCGCGATGCTCACCGCGTTCGCCCGCACCGGGCTCTTCGACTGCTTCCTGCTGGCCGGGCGGTACACGCTGCTCGACCAGTCCGGGCTCGGGGACCTGCTGCCGGAGTGCCGGCGGCGCGGGATCTCGGTGATCTGCGGCGGCGTCTACAACTCCGGGATCCTCGCCGACCCCGGGCTCAACGGCACCTACGACTACCAGGCCGCGCCGCCGGAGATCCGGGCCCGCGCCCGGGCGATCGCCGAGGTGTGCGCCCGGCACGACGTGCCGCTGCGGGCCGCCGCCCTGCAGTTCCCGCTCGGGCACCCCGCCGTCGCCTCGGTGGTGATCGGCATGCGCTCGGCCGCGGAGGTGGCCGACGCGGTCGCGATGGCGGCGGTAGAGATCCCCGGCGGGCTCTGGCACGACCTGATCCGGACCGGCCTGCTCGACGCCGCCGTCCCGGTGCCCGGCGCATGA
- a CDS encoding GntR family transcriptional regulator yields the protein MSGPIRRSVLSDDVHDSLKSMILEHQLAPEERVNIDALARTLDVSPTPVREALARLESEGLVRKRPLAGYTVAPLLTRDEFGDMFDMRLLLETAAARWAAARASGAARAGLSAEASLSYEVSSSHAAFTAADARFHDLVAAAAVNPLLREAITRLHAHLHIHRLYFPYAETASTRREHELIAAAIEAGDPDAAEAAMRAHLTAARTRHLAVFDQPSR from the coding sequence ATGTCGGGGCCGATTCGCCGCTCGGTGCTCAGCGATGACGTCCACGACTCGCTGAAGTCGATGATCCTGGAGCATCAGCTCGCCCCCGAGGAACGCGTCAACATCGACGCGCTGGCCCGCACGCTGGACGTCTCGCCCACCCCGGTGCGGGAGGCGCTGGCCCGGCTGGAGTCCGAGGGGCTGGTCCGCAAACGGCCCCTCGCGGGGTACACGGTGGCGCCGCTGCTGACCCGGGACGAGTTCGGCGACATGTTCGACATGCGGCTGCTCCTGGAGACCGCGGCCGCGCGCTGGGCGGCGGCGCGGGCCTCCGGCGCGGCTCGGGCCGGGCTCTCGGCAGAGGCATCGCTTTCGTACGAGGTGTCGTCGTCGCACGCGGCGTTCACGGCCGCGGACGCGCGCTTCCACGACCTGGTCGCCGCGGCGGCGGTGAATCCGCTGCTGCGCGAGGCGATCACGCGGCTGCACGCGCACCTCCACATTCACCGGCTGTACTTCCCGTACGCGGAGACCGCCTCGACCCGCCGCGAGCACGAGCTGATCGCCGCCGCGATCGAAGCCGGCGACCCGGACGCCGCGGAGGCCGCGATGCGAGCCCACCTGACCGCCGCCCGCACCCGCCACCTGGCCGTCTTCGATCAGCCTTCTCGGTAG
- a CDS encoding AlpA family transcriptional regulator produces MKTKRPQLMGTYEIGLRLGSISRQRVNQLTAKEHFPKPAATLGQGRVWLAEDIEDWITHHRTDPVRATGKA; encoded by the coding sequence ATGAAAACAAAACGCCCCCAACTGATGGGCACCTACGAGATCGGCCTCCGCCTCGGCTCGATCAGCCGCCAGCGGGTCAACCAACTCACCGCCAAGGAGCACTTCCCCAAACCGGCCGCGACCCTGGGCCAGGGCCGCGTCTGGCTCGCCGAGGACATCGAGGACTGGATCACCCACCACCGCACCGACCCGGTCCGAGCGACCGGAAAGGCCTGA
- a CDS encoding monooxygenase, with protein sequence MKRILVSVAALLLVAACGSTNTPAAAPATSNPHAGHSAGSAPPPKPLRTGERFVDLKLPQPYTPQAPNGGTDDYRCFLVDPGLTTTSFLTGSRFQPQNAAIVHHAIFYRLDPEQATEAVKVDAETPGEGWTCFGDAGVEGQTAWVAHWAPGAGETLMPDGFGFSMPPGSKLVMQVHYNMLDDGAAGQTDQSGIQLRVAGGTTALKPLNTALFPAPIELPCAAGETGPLCDRAAAVADVGKRFGEQAGQQESHLIQGCSAGKITAGNTQHCDQPIDESATIYMAAGHMHLLGRSIKIELNPGKPGAQTILDVPQYNFDNQALVPLPKPIPVKAGDTVRVTCTHDAKLRQLLPQLQKLPPRYVVWGEGTSDEMCLGILVVAGS encoded by the coding sequence GTGAAGCGCATCCTGGTCTCCGTGGCCGCGTTACTGCTGGTCGCGGCGTGTGGATCCACGAACACCCCGGCCGCCGCGCCGGCCACCTCGAACCCGCACGCCGGCCACTCGGCCGGCTCCGCGCCGCCGCCGAAACCGCTGCGTACGGGCGAGCGGTTCGTCGATCTGAAGCTGCCCCAGCCCTACACCCCGCAGGCCCCGAACGGCGGCACCGACGACTACCGCTGCTTCCTCGTCGACCCCGGCCTGACCACGACGTCGTTCCTGACCGGCAGCCGGTTCCAGCCGCAGAACGCGGCGATCGTGCACCACGCGATCTTCTACCGCCTCGACCCGGAGCAGGCCACCGAGGCCGTCAAGGTCGACGCCGAGACCCCGGGCGAGGGCTGGACCTGCTTCGGCGACGCCGGCGTCGAGGGGCAGACCGCGTGGGTCGCGCACTGGGCGCCCGGCGCCGGCGAGACCCTGATGCCCGACGGGTTCGGCTTCTCCATGCCGCCCGGCAGCAAGCTCGTCATGCAGGTCCACTACAACATGCTCGACGACGGCGCGGCCGGCCAGACCGACCAGTCCGGCATCCAGCTGCGCGTCGCCGGCGGCACCACCGCGCTCAAGCCGCTGAACACCGCGCTGTTCCCGGCCCCGATCGAGCTGCCCTGCGCGGCCGGCGAGACCGGTCCGCTCTGCGACCGTGCCGCCGCCGTCGCCGACGTCGGCAAGCGCTTCGGCGAGCAGGCCGGCCAGCAGGAGAGCCACCTGATCCAGGGCTGCAGCGCCGGCAAGATCACGGCCGGCAACACCCAGCACTGCGACCAGCCGATCGACGAGTCCGCCACGATCTACATGGCGGCCGGCCACATGCACCTGCTCGGCCGCTCCATCAAGATCGAGCTGAATCCCGGCAAGCCCGGCGCGCAGACCATCCTGGACGTCCCGCAGTACAACTTCGACAACCAGGCCCTGGTCCCGCTCCCGAAACCGATCCCGGTGAAGGCCGGCGACACCGTCCGCGTGACGTGCACGCACGACGCGAAACTGCGACAGCTGCTGCCGCAGCTGCAGAAACTGCCCCCGAGGTACGTCGTCTGGGGCGAGGGCACCAGCGACGAGATGTGCCTCGGCATCCTGGTCGTCGCGGGCTCCTGA
- a CDS encoding cation diffusion facilitator family transporter has translation MSTEGSTKAVVTALSANLAIGVAKFVAAAVTGSASMLAEGVHSVADSTNQVLLLVGGRRAKRPASALHPFGYARERYVYAFIVAIILFSLGGLYAVYEGYHKVIDPHELESPLVAVIVLVIAAVLEGYALRTAVGEANRVRGKRSWFRFIVRTRNPELPVILLEDSGALLGLLFALLGVGLSVATGNGVYDGIATLMIGLLLVGVAVVLAVETKSLIIGESAVPEQLTAIETALLASPGVQRVIHLRTMHLGPEELLLAAKIAIGEQDEGRDIAATIDDAEARVRAAVPTAKVIYLEPDIYRPTG, from the coding sequence ATGTCAACCGAAGGCAGTACCAAGGCCGTGGTGACCGCGCTGAGCGCGAATCTCGCGATCGGCGTCGCCAAGTTCGTCGCCGCGGCCGTCACCGGCTCCGCCTCGATGCTCGCCGAGGGCGTGCACTCGGTCGCGGACTCGACCAACCAGGTGCTCCTGCTCGTCGGCGGCCGCCGGGCGAAGCGGCCGGCGTCGGCCCTGCACCCGTTCGGCTACGCCCGGGAGCGCTACGTCTACGCGTTCATCGTCGCGATCATCCTGTTCAGCCTCGGCGGGCTGTACGCGGTGTACGAGGGCTACCACAAGGTCATCGACCCGCACGAGCTGGAGTCGCCGCTGGTCGCGGTCATCGTGCTGGTGATCGCCGCGGTGCTCGAGGGGTACGCGCTGCGGACCGCGGTCGGTGAGGCGAACCGGGTGCGCGGCAAGCGCAGCTGGTTCCGGTTCATCGTGCGGACCCGGAACCCGGAGCTGCCGGTCATCCTCCTCGAGGACTCCGGCGCGCTGCTCGGCCTGCTGTTCGCGCTGCTCGGCGTGGGCCTGAGCGTGGCCACCGGCAACGGCGTCTACGACGGCATCGCCACGCTGATGATCGGCCTGCTGCTGGTCGGCGTCGCGGTGGTGCTCGCGGTGGAGACCAAGAGCCTGATCATCGGTGAGTCGGCGGTGCCGGAGCAGCTGACCGCGATCGAGACGGCGCTGCTCGCGTCGCCCGGCGTGCAGCGGGTGATCCACCTGCGCACCATGCACCTGGGGCCGGAGGAGCTGCTGCTGGCCGCGAAGATCGCGATCGGGGAGCAGGACGAGGGCCGGGACATCGCGGCCACGATCGACGACGCCGAGGCCCGGGTCCGGGCGGCGGTGCCGACCGCGAAGGTCATTTATCTGGAGCCGGACATCTATCGCCCGACCGGGTAA
- a CDS encoding YiaA/YiaB family inner membrane protein yields the protein MVNYQQQPPPQPLRPTPAFVGASWAALAVGILSYGVGLWNAEMTKSEKGFYGLAFVLSLYAAVAVQKNVRDALYKP from the coding sequence GTGGTGAATTATCAGCAGCAGCCACCGCCGCAGCCGCTCCGGCCGACCCCCGCGTTCGTGGGGGCGTCCTGGGCGGCGCTGGCGGTCGGGATCCTCTCGTACGGCGTCGGGCTCTGGAACGCCGAGATGACCAAGAGCGAGAAGGGCTTCTACGGGCTGGCGTTCGTGCTGTCGCTCTACGCCGCGGTCGCGGTGCAGAAGAACGTGCGGGACGCGCTCTACAAGCCCTGA
- a CDS encoding GNAT family N-acetyltransferase, with protein sequence MTTISVAAPSDRTKVISSLVPAFAQDPVLRWLFPDDATYPRYAGAFFGRLFDKRVGRDSIWIADGGHAAAIWEPPADGSPAPDHALDVPADVHARVDAYDHAVHAVLPDGPFWYLGVLGTHPDHQGRRLGHAVMAEGLKRAAADGVPAILETATEGNVGMYRRAGWEVVAAATAPFRFWVLQQQPQGL encoded by the coding sequence GTGACGACGATTTCGGTGGCCGCCCCGTCCGACCGTACAAAAGTGATCTCTTCTCTTGTCCCTGCCTTTGCGCAGGACCCGGTGCTGCGCTGGCTGTTCCCGGACGACGCGACCTACCCCCGTTACGCGGGCGCGTTCTTCGGGCGGCTCTTCGACAAGCGCGTCGGCCGGGACTCGATCTGGATCGCCGACGGCGGGCACGCGGCCGCGATCTGGGAGCCCCCGGCCGACGGCAGCCCGGCGCCCGACCACGCGCTGGACGTCCCGGCCGACGTGCACGCCCGCGTCGACGCCTACGACCACGCCGTGCACGCGGTGCTGCCCGACGGCCCGTTCTGGTATCTCGGCGTCCTCGGCACCCACCCGGACCACCAGGGCCGCCGCCTCGGGCACGCGGTGATGGCCGAGGGCCTCAAGCGGGCCGCCGCCGACGGGGTGCCCGCGATCCTGGAGACCGCCACCGAGGGCAACGTCGGCATGTACCGGCGGGCCGGCTGGGAGGTCGTCGCCGCGGCCACCGCGCCGTTCCGGTTCTGGGTGCTGCAGCAGCAGCCTCAGGGCTTGTAG
- a CDS encoding cation diffusion facilitator family transporter: MASHHDHAHAPKSRWRHLLTPHSHDAADRVDDAMESSRAGMRALWISLLALGLTAAAQAVVAYASGSVALLGDTLHNVADALTAVPLGIAFWLGRRAATRAYTYGFGRAEDLAGIVIVLVIAASAAASAFFAVTRLLDPRPMTHLPWVLAAGVIGFAGNELVARYRITVGRRIGSAALVADGLHARTDGFASLAVVLAAGGAALGWRWADPVIGLAITVAIGFVLKDAAREVYRRLMDRVDPGLVDRAERELRLIPGVRDISGLRMRWVGHHLHAEAAVVVDAALSLMAAHEIAADAEHQLTHHVPRLTEATVHVDPDTHPGAEHHLRISHTRLGV; encoded by the coding sequence ATGGCCTCGCACCACGATCACGCGCACGCCCCGAAGAGCCGCTGGCGGCACCTGCTGACCCCGCACTCGCACGACGCCGCCGACCGGGTCGACGACGCGATGGAGTCGTCCCGGGCCGGCATGCGCGCGCTCTGGATCTCGCTGCTCGCGCTCGGGCTGACCGCCGCCGCCCAGGCCGTCGTCGCCTACGCCTCCGGCTCGGTCGCGCTGCTCGGCGACACCCTGCACAACGTCGCGGACGCGCTGACCGCGGTGCCCCTGGGCATCGCGTTCTGGCTGGGCCGGCGCGCCGCGACCCGGGCGTACACCTACGGCTTCGGCCGCGCCGAGGACCTGGCCGGCATCGTGATCGTGCTGGTCATCGCCGCCTCCGCGGCCGCGTCCGCGTTCTTCGCGGTCACCCGGCTGCTCGACCCGCGGCCGATGACGCACCTGCCATGGGTCCTCGCGGCCGGCGTGATCGGCTTCGCCGGCAACGAGCTGGTCGCCCGCTACCGGATCACGGTCGGCCGCCGGATCGGCTCGGCCGCCCTGGTCGCCGACGGCCTGCACGCCCGCACCGACGGCTTCGCCTCCCTCGCCGTGGTCCTCGCCGCCGGCGGCGCCGCGCTCGGCTGGCGATGGGCAGATCCGGTCATCGGCCTGGCGATCACGGTCGCGATCGGGTTCGTCCTCAAGGACGCCGCCCGCGAGGTCTACCGCCGCCTGATGGACCGCGTCGACCCCGGCCTGGTCGACCGCGCCGAGCGCGAGCTGCGCCTGATCCCCGGCGTCCGGGACATCTCCGGCCTGCGGATGCGCTGGGTCGGGCACCACCTGCACGCCGAGGCCGCGGTCGTCGTCGACGCCGCGCTGAGCCTGATGGCCGCGCACGAGATCGCCGCCGACGCCGAGCACCAGCTCACCCACCACGTCCCCCGCCTCACCGAGGCCACGGTGCACGTCGACCCGGACACCCACCCCGGCGCCGAGCACCACCTGCGCATCTCGCACACCCGCCTGGGCGTCTGA
- a CDS encoding metalloregulator ArsR/SmtB family transcription factor produces MRARDNVADANDLQKHTSGDTISVATTMLGMLADPTRLRLLAALVPGERDVTALTGVAGAARPAVSQHLGKLRLAGLVRVRREGRRQVYELAGPHVARLVTEVLRAAAGR; encoded by the coding sequence ATGCGCGCACGCGACAACGTTGCAGATGCCAATGACCTGCAGAAACACACGTCGGGCGACACCATCTCGGTGGCAACGACGATGCTGGGGATGCTGGCCGACCCGACCCGGCTGCGCCTGCTCGCCGCGCTGGTGCCGGGGGAGCGGGACGTCACCGCGCTGACCGGGGTCGCGGGCGCCGCCCGGCCGGCCGTCTCGCAGCACCTCGGGAAACTGCGGCTGGCCGGCCTGGTCCGGGTCCGCCGGGAGGGCCGGCGTCAGGTGTACGAGCTGGCCGGGCCGCACGTGGCGCGCCTGGTCACCGAGGTGCTGCGGGCCGCGGCCGGGCGGTGA
- a CDS encoding sulfite exporter TauE/SafE family protein yields the protein MSTPAALTVAVILAVASCAQVITGFGYSLLSVPLLGLIVGPVDAVVGSTILVLLVNLAVAVRDRAHVRWPIARTVLIAGLAGLPLGLWLLRVLPARALSILIAVVVLAGTGAIWRGLRVSPHPVTIAAAGLLSGILTTSAGVNGPPMAAVLAATGLPPRVFRATLAAIFVPVGLGGVLGFAVTGVISHVAWLVTAIGIPAVVVGWLAGERVFARLTNFRYVVLTALVVASIVTLGRALL from the coding sequence GTGAGCACACCCGCCGCGCTGACGGTCGCGGTGATCCTGGCCGTCGCGTCCTGCGCCCAGGTGATCACCGGGTTCGGGTACTCGCTGCTGTCCGTGCCGCTGCTCGGCCTGATCGTCGGCCCGGTCGACGCCGTGGTCGGCTCGACGATCCTGGTGCTGCTGGTCAACCTGGCCGTCGCCGTCCGGGACCGGGCGCACGTGCGGTGGCCGATCGCGCGGACCGTGCTGATCGCCGGCCTGGCCGGGCTGCCGCTCGGGTTGTGGCTGCTCCGGGTGCTCCCGGCCCGCGCCCTGTCGATCCTGATCGCGGTCGTGGTGCTGGCCGGGACCGGGGCGATCTGGCGTGGGCTGCGGGTGTCCCCGCACCCGGTCACGATCGCCGCGGCCGGGCTGCTCTCCGGGATCCTGACCACGTCGGCCGGGGTGAACGGGCCGCCGATGGCCGCGGTCCTGGCCGCGACCGGCCTGCCGCCCCGGGTGTTCCGGGCGACGCTCGCGGCGATCTTCGTGCCGGTCGGCCTCGGCGGGGTCCTGGGGTTCGCGGTGACCGGGGTGATCAGTCACGTGGCCTGGCTGGTGACGGCGATCGGGATCCCGGCGGTCGTGGTGGGCTGGCTGGCCGGGGAGCGGGTCTTCGCGCGGCTGACCAACTTCCGGTACGTGGTGCTCACCGCCCTGGTGGTGGCGTCGATCGTCACGCTCGGCCGGGCATTGCTCTGA
- a CDS encoding chemotaxis protein CheW: protein MSSRQFVTFEVAGQFFGVDVDAVQEVLSYSEYTPVPLAPNAVGGLFNLRGQVIAAVDLRVQFGLPRREMSGLVMNVIVRYAGEPVSLLVDRIGQVADLDADLFEEPPATLTGPSRALVTGAYKTEGRLLLVLDVAECVNTARVLV from the coding sequence ATGTCCAGTCGTCAGTTCGTCACCTTCGAGGTCGCCGGTCAGTTCTTCGGGGTGGACGTGGACGCGGTGCAGGAGGTGCTCTCGTACAGCGAGTACACGCCCGTGCCGCTGGCGCCGAACGCCGTCGGCGGGCTGTTCAACCTGCGCGGCCAGGTGATCGCCGCGGTCGACCTGCGGGTGCAGTTCGGGTTGCCGCGCCGGGAGATGTCCGGCCTGGTGATGAACGTGATCGTGCGGTACGCCGGGGAGCCGGTCAGCCTGCTGGTGGACCGGATCGGGCAGGTCGCCGACCTGGACGCGGACCTGTTCGAGGAGCCGCCGGCGACCCTGACCGGGCCGTCCCGGGCGCTGGTCACCGGCGCCTACAAGACCGAGGGCCGGCTGCTGCTGGTGCTCGACGTCGCCGAGTGCGTGAACACCGCCCGCGTCCTGGTCTGA
- a CDS encoding LacI family DNA-binding transcriptional regulator — protein sequence MPGKIKARAGIADVARLAGVSIGTASKALNDRGQLREETRARVQAAAEQLGFIPSSVATSLLTGRTFTVGLIMTDHHGRFSLPVLHGAEDALGWAETLAFVCDTRDDPIREQHYVRSLLGRRVDGIIVAGRRAEARPPLLTKSPVPVVYAFARSADEADCSVVTDEAGGAIMAIEHLVRTGRRRIAHVTGPHGHASAIARVDGVNRGLAAAGLELVGEPWYGGWSEVWGRFAAAALTREHPDVDAVFCGSDTIARGVADGLREAGRRVPEDVALVGVDNWAPVAEECRPPLTSVDLDLRQVGHRAGRLLLQAIESGHTAGVHSVECQLVVRSSSAPA from the coding sequence GTGCCAGGGAAAATCAAAGCGCGCGCCGGGATCGCCGACGTGGCCCGCCTCGCCGGCGTCTCGATCGGGACGGCGTCCAAGGCGCTGAACGATCGCGGACAGCTGCGTGAGGAGACCCGCGCCCGGGTCCAGGCCGCCGCCGAGCAGCTCGGCTTCATCCCGAGCTCGGTCGCGACCAGCCTGCTGACCGGGCGCACGTTCACCGTCGGCCTGATCATGACCGATCATCACGGCCGGTTCAGCCTGCCGGTGCTGCACGGCGCCGAGGACGCGCTCGGCTGGGCGGAGACGCTGGCGTTCGTCTGCGACACCCGCGACGACCCGATCCGCGAGCAGCATTACGTGCGCAGCCTGCTCGGCCGCCGGGTGGACGGGATCATCGTCGCCGGTCGGCGGGCCGAGGCCCGGCCGCCGCTGCTGACGAAGTCACCGGTCCCGGTCGTCTACGCCTTCGCCCGCTCCGCGGACGAGGCGGACTGCAGCGTGGTCACCGACGAGGCCGGCGGCGCGATCATGGCAATCGAGCATTTGGTACGGACCGGGCGCCGTCGCATCGCCCACGTCACCGGCCCGCACGGGCACGCCTCGGCGATCGCCCGGGTCGACGGGGTCAACCGCGGACTCGCCGCGGCCGGGCTCGAGCTGGTCGGCGAGCCCTGGTACGGCGGCTGGAGCGAGGTCTGGGGCCGGTTCGCGGCGGCCGCGCTGACCCGCGAGCACCCGGACGTCGACGCGGTCTTCTGCGGCAGCGACACGATCGCCCGCGGCGTGGCGGACGGCCTGCGCGAGGCGGGCCGCCGGGTGCCGGAGGACGTGGCGCTGGTCGGCGTGGACAACTGGGCCCCGGTCGCCGAGGAGTGCCGGCCCCCGCTGACCAGCGTCGACCTGGACCTGCGCCAGGTCGGCCACCGCGCCGGCCGGCTCCTGCTGCAGGCGATCGAGAGCGGTCACACCGCGGGCGTGCACTCGGTCGAGTGCCAGCTGGTGGTCCGCTCCTCGTCCGCGCCGGCGTGA